Part of the Suricata suricatta isolate VVHF042 chromosome 8, meerkat_22Aug2017_6uvM2_HiC, whole genome shotgun sequence genome, ttttaaaatgatttttttttaaaaaatgatatgtttATGAAAAACAAACGTCGTTGCAATCCTAGATGTTCCAATACTTAGTAGAAGGTTGAAGGCTCTTAAGATAAATATATTCTTCAAGGAGATCTCAGAGCCGCTAGCTGATTACAGCTGTTTTTAAGAACCTGGAAAGACCAGTTACCTGTTTCAGGACCACAGCCCTTCCGTTAAAACACGAGGCAGTATCTGCAAAAactaaaactactagaagaacGTGGCTTCTGAAATTTGGGGGACAAGCCTTTAAGATTTCAACATTTAAATACTATCTTACTAATGGCcgtagtattttcttttaatcttcttgTGCAAGAGAACAGGGTGCATCAACACTACTTAAAGcctgaactttttattttaggaagtaaACTGGATTTATCTACATTAAATAGTCAAGCAAAGAGGTGTTGCCAAACTATCCTTGGATTAGACATTCACCAGTGAGGGTATATTAATCCATCTATACTGAACTCACAATTCTAAATTAACAATCTTCACCAACCCTCACCTACTCAAGGTACTGCCTATGAATCTATCAGCAGCAGAATAGAATTAAAATGTCTACAGGTTGTATTTACCTGTCAGATTTGTTTTCAGTAATTTCAATGGCATTGAGTGTCCCCTGGAAATATTCATCACTCTCAATCAGTATTCCAGAGTACGTGATATCCATAAGTAAACTAACAGTTTTAAGAATATATCTGATTTTCACAGTGCAATAACAGAAAGACCAACTAGAGAAACATCATCAACGGGCTAAAGTAGTGATCAGACTGgcacacatttcaaaaaaatcCATGGTGTGACTGCCTAGTCGAGGTGAAACTGAAGACAATGTGCTCCCTGTCAAGGAGCCAGAAAGAGAGCCAGAAAGTGAATGGCTCTCCGCTGTTATAGAATCAAAACTCGATCTGGGTCTATGTAAGCCAGCAGCAGAACAGGAACGCTGAGGTGTCGAAGAACCAGACCTCTGCTCCACCACCTCATCTGAAATGaaccaaacaaaagcaaattatATGAAAGGTGTATTTGTCAAAGCCCTTCCATGAAGATGCCAcattcagaaaataaacacatctgAACAAGCGCAACTTAAAGGATGTCATGTTTCAGAGTCTGGGGAGCAGGGGTGACAATACCTCTTTCCTCCCATAATCATAAAAGACATCACTAATCAAAGTCACCCTAAATCCTTCTCAAATGTCGTATCTGGCATCAGCCTTGAAATCAAATTGATATCCCATAGGAAGAAAGCACATCCTTGGAGGATTATTTTCTTGTAGCATATCAACAAAAGGTAAcactaaaaaaacacaaaagttgcCATCATACAGTGGTTCTGAATATTCAGTGCACATTGCCACTGCCTGGAGGAGGAGCAAGGAAaatcttgttaaaaatgaagatttccaATTTCCCAGGACTcacctccagagattctgatctGGTAGATCTGGGGGTAGTTGCCATGTATCTGCATTTTAATATGAATGCTGAGTAATTCTGATGATGATGGTCAGGGACCATATAAATTCCgctattggtggtggtggttcaaagaataaaatttaaaactattctgtTGAAAACAGCCTCCTCAACTCTGAACTCAGTTCTATTCTTGTTCCATCCTGCACCTGACCATGGTTTGCTGTTTTTATCCTTCTTGGGACTCTGAACTGAACAAGCCCATTTGGTTCATGAGGGTTTGACTTCTGGCACACATTATTTAGACACAATCCACAACCACCTGCTGATTCCTTCACCTCCTGGGCATGTGGGCAGACGAAATGGGCCAAATCCAAGGAAAGTCCCATTTGGCCAACCAGGATAAGAGAAGCTGATAAACAGGCAAGTTTAGATATTACAATCCTAACGGTGATAACATATGCATGGAGAAATATGACAAAGACCCAGACAACATCAGCCAACTTTAGGTAAAAATTGCTTCCCTATCGTTCCTTACTTTTACTCCACAACCAACACTTTAAGTGACTTTTTTATGCTAAAGAGGCACTAACTTTGAAGAGGTGCTGGATTAGAGATATTCCCCATGTCTTCAAACCTCTTCATTTCACTTACATTTTTAGTTAACTCTAGATTACTAAAAAACCAATATAGAAGACCTACCCACCATGTCTTTGAGATGATTTTAACATCTTGTCAACTAGTGCCAAGTTTTATCTTCTCAGAGCTCATGCCTGCATAGCTTCCTTACCATCAATGCTTTTAAAGTCCAAAAGATAGCTTCTATTGTCAACCAGGTAAAGCTGTAAGCTCATTTTCACATAATTGCCAGTCACTGGATTTTTTCTTCTTACACGAAGATGGTATGCATTCACTACCTAAAAtgggaaatctttttttaaggaaaaatgtttaaaataacaaactACAAAAATGCCTTCCTTATTCTTATTGCAAAGAATAGTAAAAGAAACAACTGAGATGAGTAGAGTAGGAATTCTTGAATGATTTTTTATACTTATTACATAACAGCTTTATATTTACTTAATCTCTACTGATAGAGCAACTACAGAGCAACTGAAACTTAAAGGGAACTCAGTGAACTCAGAGATTACAGAGTATCTAGCCCTCCTCATTCTAGATATGCCTCCACTCTAAAACATCAACAGTAATTCTGGTTACCCAGCCTTAACTTGAATACTTCTGCCTATTAATATGGAATAGAAGGAATAAAACAGAACCAATATGTTAATGGTTTGCATTAGGCAGTATATACAGGTACTGTCACagcatttaagtattttaataattctgtgaacactctggtttctcttcagatcgtataaatctttcgccttttaataattctgtgaaaaagtattatttgccttttaaaggTAAGAAAACTACAGCTCAGGAAAAAGATGATTCTGGGTTTTCAAAACATCTATCAAAttagtttcaaatttttttagtatggaattttaaagacattaatgTCTCTCTTTTAACGGAATTGCTTcagtaatgtttttttaaatgatttaaaggaaatattattttgtgtattcatttcatgtacaaataaaatgaaaaggactaATTTTTCAAACATGTCAAATGAATATATGGTGcatttgaatgtttttcttcttcatttaaaaatatattcacagtcTTCACAGAGTGAAAAAGATACAGAGAtgggaaaaaaatgcttttcccTCAACATATACTCAAAGAGAATTGCAATGAACTTgagcactaatttgaaaaaaggaaaactggggtctgagaggaagaaaaatataccataacTAAGGATTAAAAGCACTAgacaaataaaagagattttCTCAACCTAGAGAGAGAAAAGTGTTTGTTCACTGAAGGAATATATACTGATGGTGTCATTTGTACTGACCACTAGCTGCTACAGCcagtgggagaaggaagagagcaaagaGTTAAAACACTGCATTGCTAAAGACATGTGACTTTTTATTGCTATGATGCAGGCAGAAAGAGGTGTACAATTTTCTCGGGTGATTTCAGATTGATTACTTTCGCTTTCTTGGCCAACAATGCTAGTCTCTAAGTCAAAACTATCAGAGGCTCCCACATTGACAACTCTGCATTCTTACACTTTGTTTAGTTTCGAATGAACATGGTGTATTAATGGGAAAACAGGGTTTTCATCCAGAAGCAACACAACCACTAAATTTGTATCTAAatcaaaaacaacttttttattGACCCTAAGAACTCAATAGTTCAGAACAGCTTACtatacaaaaacataaacacaaaaagcaaacaaaacaaaaccttttacAAATGATCTTAATATACTGCAATTTCCTACCTTCCATTCAAAATCCAGCTGTTTCATAGCTCGGTAGACTTCAGCCATAATGTCATAAGGTTTGCTTTGACTTCGGATTCCAAGATGCCACTTGGCTTTTTTCACAGCTAAAGATTTGGGCTTAGTTGTATTCAGTGCATCCAAGGGACATCTTGCTTTAGGGCTGTCTGCTATAAGAGGTGGCATCCTTTCCGGATGAGGTTTCAGGCCTGGGGGAATATGCATGGCACTGTCATCCATAAAGGAACCAGTTGGGGGGCTAGAGGCGAGGTAGAACTCACTGGCTTGGTTCATTATTCTCCGATTGTCAATGACAAGATGATAAGCCACTGCAAGCTGGTCTTGAGGGTCACCACTGTACAAACTGTTCAtgacttctgattctgtgcaCTCAAATTTTTCACACACTTCTTTCACAGCCTCATCATCAATGACGTTAGCATCATAGGAGGGGTCTTCAGGAAATAAGTAACTGGGCAAATCTTGTTTAAACCATTCATGCTCTCTAGGAAAAATCCCACAATACACTATTGTAAGAACATGCTTTGGCAAGTCCCAAATAATTTATACATGGGGCAATTCAATATAACAGAATCAGGCCTGTTCTCTATGTGACCTTGGTAAGTTAGCTGACCCCCACCCTAGAATAACTATGGTTATTCAGACTTAGGTATTTGGCTGAAATTTTCTCAGAAGTAAAATTGAGCCTGTCACTTCAAAGGAAACAACTGGTGGTGTTTGTTGTCAATGATAAAGTTTAAGCTTTCAagcaaaattttagaattttatataatttgtatctGCCTCCATTGGTTTGACAGCTTTCTAGTAAAGACTTTGCTGATAACTCTATAGTGATAACAATGAATATGATTTCTAATAGTGTAATAATGCATAGGTCACCATTTGGAAAACCTTTCTAACTCAATAACCCAGTATTTTCAAAGTGACTAACACATGCGGTTGCAGAATCACACATGGATAAAACATCTATAAAACACAAAGTGACCTatggattttaatgtaatataGTACAAAAGTACGCTGATATCTTTTCTCATCTGATACTGTAACTAACATGTTAAGCTTTGGCTTAATATCAAATAAGAATATCCACAACTGCCTAAAAGACTATTACAACTGTGCTTCCCTTTCCAACCACTTATTTGATGTCAGATTTTCTTCATGGACTGCAACTACATACAACATACCGCAGCAGACTGAATGAAGAAATAGACAGAAGAACctagctgcaggctctgagtaaGCCTAACACTTAAGAGAATCTGAAAAATAATGACACCCTTGTTACTCTTTGGTTACTTTTCAGAAACGGTATTTACTTAGATTAACGTATGGTAGCTTTAGTGTtgtttttaagtgaattaaatttttttaattctctcagaTATTGATATaacctgcattaaaaaaaaacacaactctgtCGAATCCTCAATTTTAAGACTGTAAAGGAGTACTAAAATCAAAAAGTTTCATAATCAGTCttctaaatcttattttttcaCACTTCTGGGCCTCTGTACATGATGTTACTATTACCATGCTAGACTATCCCATCCCTTTTCATCAAACTAACACATACCATTCCTTTGTGCACAAGCACTGCTACTACTATGCTAAATTCAGATCAATACCTACTTTACTTGAATGCTATTGactgattatttcatttatgaataTTAACTAAGGGTATACGatgatggggcacttgggtgactcagctggttaagcaactgactcttgatttcagctcaggtcaccatctcataatccatgggtttgagccccatgctaacagcatagagcctacttgggattctctgtctgcccctctctctctgcccctctcctgctaacacactctaaacaaacaaacaaacaaacatttaaaaaatttaatgttatacAATGGCAAAAGGACTCTTGTCCTCGCAGAGATTATATTCTAGCTAAatcaagataaaacaaaatattcacaaaaatatagTCACAATTACACAAATTTGAAAATCCTGTGATTAAGATTCTAAGTGGAAAGCACagtgtaaaataagaatatataaatcaGAATGGGATGTGTGTGATAAGGGAAGCGACGCTAAGTCATATTTAAGCAAATAACAGAATGATTAGAACTCAGCTAAGCAAAGAGCTGGCAAACAAGTATtctcagcaaaagaaacaatatatgTAAAGACTGAGACAAGAAAGAGTTGTGCCATGTTCAAGGAGCAGGAGGGCTGAGGTCACTATCATGAAAGCATGAGTTATAGGTTAGAGGGTCAAAACATATCATATATTTCTGACAGCTGTATGCTATAAGAAAGATTTTGGGCCTAGAACCTACACTTGATGAAAATCACTGAAAGAATTTACAGAGATAGGGGTGTCAGTGACATGATCTAATTCGCACTCGGTAAAGATCATTCTGCTTGTGACAGAGAAACTGaactgaaaagacaaaaatgatgatgatgttgacGATGCTCGTGCAGCCGTCCCCAGGAAATGATGGTGTGCCAGGCCCCGAGGATGATACAAAGATGCATCTTCTACAGCTTCTAGTAGATCTTTGTACAGAACACTCATACTTTCTTAtagatgttgattttttttcttaatctaacCCAATAAACTCAGAGCTCCTTGAAACAGCATCATGCCTTATTTAGCTATATTCCATTACCCAGTAGAgtgtaaatgctcaataaatacaaaataaataaatgatgaatacATCAAgtatgaaaaccaaaatgaatttattattgtgtttattttctgtatcagaCTAGGCACTCAAGGCTTAACAAAAATGTGagatgttaattttttcaaaagaaatagatGTAAGAAATTGTACgtctaacatttttaaaatatcagtgacAAATAGGGAAGATGAGCACTTTCAAATGAACTCCAAAAATTCACTCttacataaaaacattaatattactagcaaaaattatcaaaattgacTTTTccagaactctggaaattaaccaaaagcctgcaaaaatctgagaaatatttacccaaggaaactGCTGATCTCAGTAAAAACAGTGAGATGAGAGACATTTTAAACTACCCTACAtccatcttcctttccttcatttccatGGTAGCCTTGAAAACTAACAGCGTCACAATCATGGTAGCCCAGAAACCTAGCGGCCTAGCAACCACTAAGGGGAAATAGGTTTAGAGTTAGGGCAGAATAGGTTTAGAATTCTCCCAAGTCCTATCCCCATAGAGCTGTCATTATTTGACATGCCTGGAAGTTCCCTGAAAATCTCCACTTTGCAAGCCTTGTCTTTATCTGACCAGATTCAGAGCTCCCTCACTACAAACAGCCTTCTCCCCAGGACATTTGTCAAAAACAATCAATGGCATCTGTCTAATATCCCTGCTGCCTAAAGAGGCAGTAAGAGTTGGAGCAAGGAAGAAGCTAACCAAAAaccttaaaatgaaaacttcaggaGTAAGAATTCCACTGAGATCTTTGAAATACTCTAATATATTCCTAGGACTCGAGAATGCCATGTACATATGCAGAGCTGTATGCATGCCCAAGAACTACCCTCATTTCTAATTACTGGCTCACTtggagactctgtgctgacaggaagTGAAAACTAAAGCAGAGTTATGATCTTCTCATTGGAGCAATGAAGACATGCACACAGAGTCCCTTAGCAAAGGCTGGGAGACTTACTAGATCCAATCATTCATGGAAAACTCAAACAATAAGCTAACCAAGGAGAGATTTCAGTGCCAACCatgacaaagaatataaaatttatggAATTAGTTCAGTAAAATCACTAAACAAGAGCAGCAGCAGCCACACATAAGAATTACAAATCCTAAGCATCCacccaaaagaaatggaaatgtgatCATAAAAAAACTTGTGCACAAATATGCAAAGCAATACTATTATTCTTAAGAGCcaacaaatagaaacaattcaAGTACCCAttaaatgatggatggatgaacaaaatgtagtatatctatacaatggagtacttttcaagaaaaaaggaatgaagaactgatacatgctacaccatgaatgaaccttgaaaacattctcCTACATGAGAGTAGCTAGACTCAAAAGGCTACATGCtagatgattccatttatatgaatcaACCAGAATAGGCAAATACATAAAGGCAGAAAGTAGATTACTCGCTTCCAAGGGATAAAAGGAAGGGGAAATATGTAATGACTGCTAAAGGGTATGGACTTTCTTTCAGGGAATTAAAAAATAGTgatgaatggggcacctgggtggctcagtcggttagggagctgacttcagctcaggtcatgatctcatggttcatgggttcaagccctgcgtcatggtctgtactgacagctcagagcctgaagcctgctttggattctatgtctccctctctctctgcctctcctctgctcgtgctctgtctctcaaaaataaataaacattaaaaaaaattttttaacggtGATGAATGTACAACTTGGTTAATATATAAGAACTAATGAATTATATAAGGAGCaaacaggaaaaatgaatttatcaataaaatgtttaaaaataaatatggagataatctacatttttatttttaatccattcatttagACAAAGGACTATAATCCTTTACCATAAGAAAAAATTGCCAATTAAAAAGTCATACTCCTAGCTTATGATTTTCAGGAGTCAGTTTCTGAATTAGCTCTATCAAGGGAACCAGTATCCAGAATGTTCATGAAGGCTTGCCAGAGACAACACCAGTTCATTCCCATGGGCTACTACACAGCCATCAgaaattcagtctttttttttttaatttttttttattgtttgtttattgttggagagagacagagtgtaagtggggg contains:
- the PRKAA2 gene encoding 5'-AMP-activated protein kinase catalytic subunit alpha-2, whose amino-acid sequence is MVMEYVSGGELFDYICKHGRVEEVEARRLFQQILSAVDYCHRHMVVHRDLKPENVLLDAHMNAKIADFGLSNMMSDGEFLRTSCGSPNYAAPEVISGRLYAGPEVDIWSCGVILYALLCGTLPFDDEHVPTLFKKIRGGVFYIPEYLNRSVATLLMHMLQVDPLKRATIKDIREHEWFKQDLPSYLFPEDPSYDANVIDDEAVKEVCEKFECTESEVMNSLYSGDPQDQLAVAYHLVIDNRRIMNQASEFYLASSPPTGSFMDDSAMHIPPGLKPHPERMPPLIADSPKARCPLDALNTTKPKSLAVKKAKWHLGIRSQSKPYDIMAEVYRAMKQLDFEWKVVNAYHLRVRRKNPVTGNYVKMSLQLYLVDNRSYLLDFKSIDDEVVEQRSGSSTPQRSCSAAGLHRPRSSFDSITAESHSLSGSLSGSLTGSTLSSVSPRLGSHTMDFFEMCASLITTLAR